DNA from Candidatus Micrarchaeia archaeon:
TGCCAATTCCAGCGCAGCTTTGCGATAAAGATCTCCGGCTTCTGCATACTTACAAATACCATATGATCTTTTAGCCGAAGCCAGGCATTTTTCTATTCTTGCGTTTAGGCCGAAGTAATCCCCCATTAATCCCTCAGTTAATAATTTTGGATTATCTAAATTCCGCAAATTTGAACCCGTACGTTGCTTGTATCTGTATTTTTGGACCATAGCCTATCACGCAGCAGTGTTAGAATAAGTAATGATATAAAATGTTTAAAAATGTAAGCAAATGAAAGACTACTGCCTCACTACCACTTTGTCCCCTATGCTGCTTATGTCCTCGAGCATCACGCTTATCTTCCTCTCGAACGGCGTTTGAACGATGAGCTGGCCCTCCTTCATGTTCACTCCCACGACTTTTCCAATGTAGCTTCCGCCTTCGCCTATAAGCTCCTTGCCCTCCAGCTTCATTCCCCTGAGCGCCTCCTCCCGTATCATCTTCACTGCCTGTATAACGCCGTAACCAGCGAGCAGGCTCACCAGTATCGTGAGCAGGAAGTCGGCGAAATTCACGTACGGCGGAGATATGTTCAATATCCAGTCGCACCCTATCTTGAGCAGCATGGTGGTGAGCATGATGGCGCTCCCGTAAAGCCCGTACCTCGTAATGAGGAATTTCCTCTTCTCGGCCAGTGCGTCCAGGGATTTCCCTACCAGTATGAACAGCAGCGCCCACGGAGTGATGAGGAGCCCTGCCCTCACCGCGTACGCGATTACCTTCTCCCCGAGCAGCTGCATCGCGGACGCTTCAACGTAAGCCTGGTACACCGCCACCGCGGAAAGCCCGAGCAGCACTAAAGAAGACGTGTAAGCTATCCAGCTCGTCTTGTCTATGGAGAACTTGAACTCGCTCATCACGCCGCTTATCCTCTCGTCTATCCCGAATCCCTTGAGTATGAGGTAAGTGCCCACGAGTATGCCTATGGGCTGCCATCCGTATCCGAACTGGCTCGCGAGCGAGAGCAGGAATATTATCATCGCCGGGACCCCGAGTATGATTTTCGCGTAGTAAGGGTCCTTGAGCTTCTCCAGTATCACGAAATACGTCTTCTCGAGCTCCTTCGCCTGCTTTATCACGACAACTTTCGACGAGTTTATCTTCATCCTGCTCTTCACTATCGGGAGCATCTCCTCGTCCGAGGCCCCGTCAGATATGAACACGCAGGTTTCCGCGTGCGTCTCCTCTATTATCTTGTCCATCTGCTTCGAAATCTCCATGTCCGCGCGGTAGCCGAGCTTCTTGTGCCCGGTGAGCGTGGCTACAACCACGTTCTTGTCCTCGCTCTTTATCTCGTCGTAAGTCTTTATTGCGGAAAATATGGCGTTCGCGTCCGGGTCCTCGGGGTCAGCGAGCGCGAGCTTGGTCGCAGCCTTGATGTTCTCGTCCCTGCCTATGACCGGGCCGTGAATCTTGGCCTTCTCGAAAAGGTCGTTGTCCCTGTCTATGCAGAGCACGAGAATGGGATTCTCCATACTGAGCATTATTCAAAATCTATTTAAATATGTTATCCATCCATACTATTGCTATTGAAGAGTTAGAAGCGTTGATTGAGACTAACAGGGTTTATTATTTCTCATGAACAGATGAACGGCAAACGCATAATGCGCTAATCATGCTGATTGAAGTGATTTGATGGAAGACGAGAAGAGTTTCGCGTACCCCGGGAAGAAAATCGGGGAGGCGGAAGAAGCCGCGCCCGGAAAGGGCGCGTACGAACGCGACAACGAGATTTACGCCGCAGTGCCCGGAAGGGTCGTGCGCGAGCACGGCGAAGTTAGCGTGCTCTCCAAGAAGGAAGTGGTGCGCATCCACCCGGGCCAAGTAGTGTACGGGATAGTTTCCGAAGTGATGGAGAACCTCGCGCTCATAGAGATAGAGCCCCTGGTGCGCGGCCGCGAGCGCTTCTGCCCAGCCCAGGATTACGGCGTGCTCAGGGTGATGAACATACGCGAGGGGTTCGTCCCGACCGCCAAGACAGAGATGAAGCGCGGGGACATAGTGAAGGCCCGCGTGGAAGACGTGAAGATAGGAATCGCGCTCAGCACGAAAGGCTTCGATTTAGGCGTAGTCAAGGCGTACTGCGGGGCCTGCAGGCACGAGATGGCGCTGGCCGGGCCTGCGGTGAAGTGCACGTACTGCGGCAGGACCGAGAGGCGCAAGCTCGCCAAATCCTACGGGCACGAAGTGACGCTCAACGAGATAAAGTTCTAAGCAAGGTTCAGGTGAGCAAATGGAGATAAAAATAATAAATCACGAGAAGACGCTGCTGGAGTTCGAAATCTTCGGGCACGAGTCCTACACGCTTCCCGAGCTCATAACCGGCGCCCTCTCCAAGAACGACGCGGTTGAATTTGTGTCCTACAAGGTGGACCATCCGACGGTCGGGAAGCCCCGTATTGTAGTAAGGACAAAGAGCAAGGACGCGCTGGACCTCACCCTCGGCGCCATAGACGACATGCGCTCCCAGATAACCGACCTCAAGAAGGCGCTCAAGAAAGCCAAGTGAGCGTGGTCCTGGTGGACTTGAAGAAGGTCGGGGAGAAGCTTACCAGGTTCGAGGAGAGCACTGCCCAGATTTCCATCCTCATCGTAACCCTCATATTTTACCTGCTCACAAAGAGCCCCATATTCGGAGTGCTGGTTGCAGTAGAGTTCATCGCCTTCGTTTTCATAGAAATCCAGCAGGGCGTGCAGCACCACGGCGTGAGGTACGAGATGTACGACACGCTGAAGTCACTGGGAATCGCGGTGCTGCTCTGGCTTTCAGTATCCGTGCTCCTGGGCACATCGGTGCCGATAAGCGCCGTTGTCTCGTGTTCCATGCTCCCCAACCTCCAGCGCGGGGACCTCACGATAATACGCGGCGCGACTGCGGCGAGCCTGAACGCGCCCAGGATAGAGATGAGCCCCGAGGATTTCGCGAAAGTTTACTCGCACGAGACTGAAGTGAGTTCGCCTTTGGGAACATTCCTGGTGAACGGCTCGCTCTTTTCCTATTGCCAGGTTTACAAGTACACCGACAAGGTCTGCGCCGATTTCTATTCTTCCCCGTCTCTCTTCGTGGAGAAAAGGGGCCCGCTCTATTTCCATTATTCCAAGTGCCAAAGAAAGGTCCTGGGCACAGATACGGCAGCCGACACCCCGTGCGTGACGTCCCTCACGTACAACGGGCAGGAATTCAAGCCGGACATGAAGAACGACGTCATAGTTTACCAGCCCAACACCGGGGACCTGTTCTCCTACACCGGGGACATAATCCACCGCACCTATTTGGAAATACGGGCCGGCAACTACACCTACGTGCTCACGAAGGGGGACAACAACGACGTGCTGGATATACAGTTTTATGACCACACGCGGAACCTTGCCAACACCCCGGTCCAGGAGAAGAACATAAAGGGCGCGAACGTGTTCGCAATACCCTACGTGGGCTATTTCAAGCTTTTCATCTCGGGGTTCGTGGACGAGCCGCTCTACTGCAATACGAACTTATTGTACTGAACGGTACTGGAATAGCTGAACGAATTGCCCCGGTTGAAGTTTACCTATAGTGCCCTTCCTCCCTTTCCAGCAGCACCAGCTCGTTTATTTTGGCCATGAGCGCGTCCTTCTGCTTCTGCTCGATTTTCATTTTCCCGAGCTTCTCCCTCCACCCTGCTATGGCCGAGAGTATCCTGCCCCCGAGCTGCTCCCCGTCCACATTGTTTGCATAAGCGAGCAGAGTCTTGAGCGCGTAGAGGGATTTGCTCTTTCCCAGCGCATCCACCACCGCGTTCCTGAGCATCCTCGCGCCCTCGCTCCCGTCCGAGGAGGAGAAGAACGAGAAGTGGTGGGTGAGCAGCTTCGTCGCATCATCATCCAGCTCGGAGAGCAGGTTGATTATTTCCAGCATCCCTTCCAGGGAGTTGGTGTAATTGAACATCTCGTTGTACACGTTCATCCTCAGCTGGACCGGCTCGGCCTGCTGCATCTTCTTCTTGAAATATTCGAAATTCTTCGGAATCCTGAACTCCCCGAACTTGGTCAGCCGCTCGTGCATCACGTACAGCATCACCTGCTTCACGTTCGGCGAGTCGCTCCTGTAAATCCGCTTGAGCGTGGCGAGCGCCTCTTCCTTCGCCTGCTCGTTCGCGCTCACAGGGTATATGCTTAGCTTCTTCATCGCGCTGTCCACCTCGTCCAGCGCCTTCTTCCTCTCGGCTTCCTCTTTCGTCGGGAGCTTCTCCTCCACCTTCACTGTTTCCGGCTTCGGCTCCTCTGGTTTCATCTCGCGCCCTATGGCCGCCGGGATTTTCCTTCCCACAGCCGGCTTGCTTCCCGGGATAGGCTTAATCTCAATCTTGGCTGCCTGCGCACCCTCTTTCCCGTTTTTCCTTGCCATGATTATCACTTTTTTAAACCTAATATGAAATTGTCTATACGGTGGTTTCCATTAAAATACTATTCGCAACCGGCAACGCGCACAAATTCGAGGAAGCGTCCGGAATGCTGAAGCCCTACGGGATAGAGCTGGAGCGCCTCAACCTGTCCCGCCCGGAAATACGCGCCGAGGACGTGGAGGAAGTCGCGTTCGCGAGCGCGGAATCCATTTTCGCGGAAGTGAAAAAGCCGCTCATAGTCGAGGATTCCGGGCTGTTCATCCCTTCGCTCAATAATTTTCCGGGCGCTTATTCAGCGTGGGTTCAGAAGAAGCTCGGCAATCCCGGAATTCTCAAATTGATGGCTGGCTCGCGCAACCGTTCCGCATATTTCAAGGCGTGCATAGCCTATGTGGATGAGAACGGCGCGCGCACCTTTTGCGGAGATGTGCACGGCACGATAAGCGGGCGTGAATGCGGCTCCTCAGGCTTCGGATACGACCCCATATTCGTCCCAAAAGACGGCAACCCGGAACTTCTGACGTTCGCGGAAAACGAAACGCTTAAAAACCGTATTTCGCATAGGTTTAATGCTTTTACTGCCTTCGCCAGGTGGTATTCTACTTATACCATAAAAGCAAAAAAAGCAAAAAAGTAAGAACGATTAATGGTGAACCTTAATGGCAAGATTGCATTCAGGAAAAAAGGGGAAAAGCTCCCGCAAGAGGCCCAAAAGCAAGGTGGCCCCGAAGTGGGTTGATTACTCCAAGGAGGAAGTGAAGGACATCATACGCGGGCTGTGCAAGAAGGGCACTCCTCCCACGATGATAGGGATGGTGCTCCGGGACCAGTACGCGGTGCCGATGGTGAAGCCGATACTGGGCAAGACGCTCAACCAGTTCCTCGAAGAAGAGAACCTCCGCCCGCAGTACCCCGACGATTTGCTCAACCTCATAAGGAAAGCAGTCAGGATGCGGAACCACATGAAGGGGAACAAGATGGACGTGCACGGGAAGGTGAAGCTCCTCCACGTGGAGTCCAAGATACAGCGCCTAGTGAAGTACTACCGCAGGAACGGAAGGCTTCCATCTGATTGGAAATACGACGCGGAAACCGCGGCGCTCATAGTGAAGTGACGGTGATTCCCGATGGCAACTCCAAGCAAGAAAACCAAAGTGGTTGACAAGTGGAAGACCAAGCAGTGGTACAACGTGCTTGCGCCCC
Protein-coding regions in this window:
- a CDS encoding DUF373 family protein, whose translation is MENPILVLCIDRDNDLFEKAKIHGPVIGRDENIKAATKLALADPEDPDANAIFSAIKTYDEIKSEDKNVVVATLTGHKKLGYRADMEISKQMDKIIEETHAETCVFISDGASDEEMLPIVKSRMKINSSKVVVIKQAKELEKTYFVILEKLKDPYYAKIILGVPAMIIFLLSLASQFGYGWQPIGILVGTYLILKGFGIDERISGVMSEFKFSIDKTSWIAYTSSLVLLGLSAVAVYQAYVEASAMQLLGEKVIAYAVRAGLLITPWALLFILVGKSLDALAEKRKFLITRYGLYGSAIMLTTMLLKIGCDWILNISPPYVNFADFLLTILVSLLAGYGVIQAVKMIREEALRGMKLEGKELIGEGGSYIGKVVGVNMKEGQLIVQTPFERKISVMLEDISSIGDKVVVRQ
- a CDS encoding exosome complex RNA-binding protein Csl4; the protein is MEDEKSFAYPGKKIGEAEEAAPGKGAYERDNEIYAAVPGRVVREHGEVSVLSKKEVVRIHPGQVVYGIVSEVMENLALIEIEPLVRGRERFCPAQDYGVLRVMNIREGFVPTAKTEMKRGDIVKARVEDVKIGIALSTKGFDLGVVKAYCGACRHEMALAGPAVKCTYCGRTERRKLAKSYGHEVTLNEIKF
- a CDS encoding RpoL/Rpb11 RNA polymerase subunit family protein — protein: MEIKIINHEKTLLEFEIFGHESYTLPELITGALSKNDAVEFVSYKVDHPTVGKPRIVVRTKSKDALDLTLGAIDDMRSQITDLKKALKKAK
- a CDS encoding XTP/dITP diphosphatase; amino-acid sequence: MVSIKILFATGNAHKFEEASGMLKPYGIELERLNLSRPEIRAEDVEEVAFASAESIFAEVKKPLIVEDSGLFIPSLNNFPGAYSAWVQKKLGNPGILKLMAGSRNRSAYFKACIAYVDENGARTFCGDVHGTISGRECGSSGFGYDPIFVPKDGNPELLTFAENETLKNRISHRFNAFTAFARWYSTYTIKAKKAKK
- a CDS encoding 30S ribosomal protein S15; translated protein: MARLHSGKKGKSSRKRPKSKVAPKWVDYSKEEVKDIIRGLCKKGTPPTMIGMVLRDQYAVPMVKPILGKTLNQFLEEENLRPQYPDDLLNLIRKAVRMRNHMKGNKMDVHGKVKLLHVESKIQRLVKYYRRNGRLPSDWKYDAETAALIVK